A single genomic interval of Megalobrama amblycephala isolate DHTTF-2021 linkage group LG15, ASM1881202v1, whole genome shotgun sequence harbors:
- the LOC125246596 gene encoding zinc finger protein 32-like: MKIEDIEEQTDLTALASHELNEREEEKEHNDKHDFMTGERSTLTKKTSSRKRVQKTETKRYFTCQQCGKSFDRHKNLQVHMRIHTGEKPFSCQQCGKSFIQKGHLKVHMRIHTVESPFACIQCGQSFSEKANLIVHIRSHTEEKPYTCQQCEKRFQ, from the coding sequence ACCTAACGGCACTGGCTAGCCATGAACTTAATGAAagggaagaagagaaagaacatAATGATAAACATGATTTCATGACTGGGGAAAGGTCGACGCTGACTAAAAagacttcctcacgaaaaagaGTTCAAAAGACAGAAACTAAAAGatatttcacctgccaacagtgtggaaagagttttgatCGACATAAAAACCTTCAAGTCcatatgagaattcacactggagagaaacctttttCTTGCCagcaatgtggaaagagtttcattcaaaaaggacaccttaaagtccacatgagaattcacactgtaGAGAGCCCATTCGCCTGTATacagtgtggacagagtttcagtgaAAAAGCAAACCTTATAGTCCACATTAGATCTCACACTgaagaaaagccttacacctgccaacaatgtgaaAAAAGGTTTCAGTAA